The DNA segment AAATGGTATTTTTTGGAATCCCGTTAGGAAGGAATCTTGTTCGGCAATTCTATTTTTACAAAGTGAAGATGGAATCAATTTTGAACGAATCAACAACACACCAATCCTTGGTCCTACTGGGCGCGGTTGGAAGGCAAGCCATGTCTATGCATGTGATGTGAAGTATTCCGAAGCTGAAAATATTTTTATTCTCTACTTTAATGCAAGAGATAAAGCACATTGGACAAAGGGAAAAGAAGCGATTGGATTGTTTGTTGGGAAGGTGGAAGAAACAAAAGAAAATCTCAAATCTAAATCTACGTCCAAATCAAAAAAACAAGGGAGTCGTTCCCTTAAAAACAAACCGAAAGAGAAAGCGAAAGTGACTACGAAAAAGATTCCATCAAAACCCAAAACAAAGAAGTCTAAATCCAAATGACAAAATCACTGATCGGACATTCAAAAGACCTAGGAGATAATTTTATCATTCGTCGTGTTCTTCCTGCCTTAGAAAAAAGGTCAGTGGGACCCTTTGTTTTTTTTGATCACTTTGGACCTGTACCTGTTGTCACTGGTGAAGAACTTGTTGTCCGAGCCCATCCACATATTGGACTTGCTACCATTACCTTTTTGTATGATGGAGTGATCACACACCGAGATAGTTTAGAAGTAGAGATGGACATTCGGCCCAATGAAACCAATTGGATGGTTGCAGGGTCTGGTATTGTTCATAGTGAACGATCTAAATTTGATCCTAAATATGAAGTATTAGAAGGAATACAAACTTGGATAGCACTCCCTAAAGAGAAAGAACAAATATCCCCAAGTTTCCAACACCTTTCTGAAGCAGAAATCCCCGTGATGAAACAAAAAGGACTTACTTTTCGTTTGTTAGGTGGTAAATTTTTGGATTTAGAATCATCAGCCGTAGTTCATTCACCACTTTTTTATGCTGACATCGATGTAAAAATAGATGCTGGCCAAATAGAGTGGCAACTTTCTTCTGAAGAAGAAGCTGGCTTGTACATAGCGAGAGGTGCCATCGAATCAGAGGGGGAATCTTATACGGTTGGAAGTATGGTTTTATTTGAAAAAGGAATGAAAGTATCCTTTAAAGCAAAACAAAACAGTCGTTTGATGTTACTTGGAGGGGAACCTTTGAAGGAAAAACGGCATTTGTATTGGAACTTTGTCGCAACTAGCCAGGAATTGATTGATTCTGCTAAGGAAAGATGGGCAAAGGATGAATTTCCAAAAGTTCCAAACGAAACAGATCGGATTCCTTTACCCAACTAAATTTTATTTTTTATTTTAAAGCATCTGCTGCTTTTTTGTATTCGTCAGCTTCTGCACGGAATTCTTTTGCAAGATTCAAACAATGTTCTTTGAATTTTGCTTCGGATACTGCTTTCCCACCTTTATTGCCAGCCATCTTTTCGTGGCGTTTTGCATTTTCTTCTTTTTCTTTTGCCATTGCATTTAGGTAAGAACGTGCAGCTTGTTTACTTTCTGGGGAATTTGCCTCTTTTATCATCAAATTCTCTAATTCAGACAACGCAAAAAGCGAAGTGGAAGCTAACACGAGTAAAATGGAAATAAGTTTTTTCATAGAACCTCTCTACACTCCATTATACCAAATGAATCAAAAAGTCAATAGGTCTTGTTATTGATATTTTACAGTATCGGTTCCACTGGACATAAAAGCAAGTTTTGTCCCAGGGGTTACACTTGCATGAATTGTCTCAGAAAATCCGGAAGCAGTCACAAAAAATGTTTCTCCAGTTCCAACTGTACGATTTAGTTCTGGAAAATAAATGGATCCAGAAACAGTGAAAAAAATTCCAAAACAAACTGGATCAGATAACGGGGCAAAGGTGAAGTTTTGAGCTTGGTTGAATTCCCAAGATTCAAGCCTGAATTTATCATTGGAAGTGAATAAAAATCTAGGGAAAGGATGGTAACCTATTAGTTCTTTTTTTAGTTTTTCGTCACCATTCGATTTTGAAAAATTCAATACTGAGAATGCTTTTTCTAAATGTAATTCTCTTGGTTTACCATCGTCCCCAATTCTTCCGTAATCATAAACTCGGTAAGTAGAGTCAGAGGATTGTTGCACTTCTAAAAGTAAAACTCCACCACCTATCGCGTGTATGGTTCCTGGATTTAAAAGGAATACATCACCAGGTTTTACTTTCCATTTTTTGAGAACAGATTCTCCTAAATTTTCTTTAACAAGTGCTTCATATTCATTTCGGTTTGTATGAATGTCAAATCCTACAACCAGTTCTGCCCCAGGATCTGCTGATAAAACATACCAACATTCTTTTTTACCATTGGACTGTGGATCATATTTGAGCGCATAATCATCGTTTGGGTGAACTTGGACAGACAGTTTTTCTTTTGCATCAATGACTTTTACGAGTAGGGGTAAACCTGAATTGGAAAATGGTTTTCCTAAAACTTCGTTGGGTGCTTTTTGAATGAGTTCGGTTAACGGAAGATTTGGAAATTCTGGATTTTGGATCTTGGAAACATCGGAACCATAAACGGAAACTTCCCATGATTCTCCAATCAATCCTTCTGGGATACTTCGTCCCATTTTTGATTCCAATTTCCTGCCACCCCAAATTTTTTCTTTATAAATAGGGGATAGAAATACGATTTTTGGAATCCTCTCCATTGGTTTCCTTTTTAGACAGCGGTCTTTGTCCGTAAAGGGATATTTTTATGGATGAGAAGTTTCACCCGTAGGATTTTTTTCTTAAAATGTGTGAAGGAATCGGGACGAAATTTGGAAAGATCAAATTCAAAGATTTTGGATGGGAGAAGAGTCGAAACTGGAAATTCTACATTTAGTTTTCGGTACCCTTTATAACTACCACGGCCATTGCATGCAGAACAATGTGGGTCACTGCCCATACAATCACGACATACAATCCGAACGGTAAGTGGGATCACGGCAATCACAGGACGTACAGTTTCCGATTCTTTTAAATCAATCACCAAATCATAATCAATGCCCGTAACCTTCCTACGATCTTTATTGCGAAACCCTTTTCTCATAAGCCCACGTTTAGCAAGGTCAATGATCCCTGTTGTAAACCGTACACGGGACACTGGTAAAACAATTGGATGTTCTTCTAGTTTTCGTTTTAAAAATGCTTTTGCATAATTCTTTTTGAACTCATCATCATACTGTTTTCTTGAATCTCCAGTAAGAGTTTGGTAGGCAAAATAAATGGTTTGGAACTTGGCATAAGATCCAGAGATGGGATTGTCGGGGTGGTAAAGTTTTGCGAGACGACGGAAAGAAGATTTAATCTCTTCCGTCGTAGCTCCAAAGGGGATTTCTAATGCTTCGTATAGATTGGTGTTTTGCGGTGGCATTAATTAACAAATCCCACCTAAATTCAACTACGGCTCTTCGAAATCTCCACTCACAGAGATTTCCATTACGGATTCAGAAACCATTTTAGTTTCGAGTTTTCCTTTTGCTTGGATGTAACGATCAATGTTTCTTGCTACTTCACGAAGCCTGTCACGGTAAGCGGTTGCCAATCGAATTCTTTCCCATGGGCTTTGGATTTTTTCCAATTCATAATTGAGAGTGTTGTCGTCAGCGTTTGTAACAGTTCGTACGGAAAGGATTAGTCCTTTCACTCCGCCAGCTGTACTGTTTTTGAGTTCGCGGTAGGTTGTAACTGGGTCTTTTCCTTTCTCTGTTAATGACTTACGGGACCAAAAGGAAAGTTCATCAAGGGAAAAACCACCACCTTCAGCACCACCGCCACCTTTCAGTTTCATTACAAAACGGCTGTGCATCACATAACGTGGCTCATAAGGTAAGTGGATTTCACGTGCACTGGAAACTTGACCATAACGACTGTCTTTGATTTTTTTCTCAAAGCTAAGGAACTTGATCTTTTCATTGATCATGGCGTGGTAATCATCCACTTCCTTACCGATACGATCGATTTTTTGTTGTTGTTTGGCATTATATGGGATGAGAGCGATGCTTCCATCTGGATTCAATTTGTGGGAATCTGCTTGGCTCACAGGTTCATTTTTTTCATCCGCGGCAAAAAGACCAACGGTGAAGAGGAAGGTAAAAATTAAGACAAACGAGGTACGCATAAGAACTCCCAGATAGTAAACTCTATATCTATTTTCGACTTTTGAAATGAAATTATTAATTTGTTAAAAATAAGGTTGAACAAAAAACGTAAAAACAGGAGGCTAGCGGTAGGTCTCCCATGGAAATAAATCTGAAAAAGAATGCAGACGCTTTTGTGATCAGCATTTCCGGAAGTTTGGACATTTACACTTCCTTGGATTTTAAAAACTTCCTAGAAACCAATATCCCAAACCAACCTTCAAACAACCTCCACGTCATCATCAATTTAGAGAAATTGAACTACATCGACTCTTCTGGGATTGGAATGCTCATCAAACAGCTGAATTATGTCCAAGAATTGCAAGGGAAGTTCTCCATTGCCAATATGAAACCGGCAATTGAGAAGGTATTTAAGGTAGCAGGGCTTACCAGTTACTTCCAAACCATTGGGGAAGACGAATACCGCGAAAAATACGCGGTATAATCAATCCTTTTCGTCCAAACGGTTTTCGACAACAAACGCATCCCAAATCCCCCAAAAACGGCCGACAGAGTTTTGACTCGGCACTAAATCTACGTAAATTTTGCCATCTGGGTATTCAGAAGGTTCTAATGGGATTTCGACAGGATTCTGGAAACCCTTCGTACGTTCTGTCAGGATGGCACGTTTGGGTTTTCCGTTCACAAAAATTTGTAATTTTCTAGGTTTGAACTTTGATCCCCTCAGTGGTTTGTACATCGTTAAGTCCAAATACAGGTACACTGTGGATTTTGTATCACTTGGTTTTTCTAATAAAAAACGAAGTCCCGACTCGGGCACCATCCGGCAAATGGAATCTTGTAATCCCAAGTAGGGACCATCCGGTTCTAATTCATACGATTGGTAGATGGCCCATGTTTTCAACTCGGGGAAGGTAGAAATGTCTTCTGGTAATAATCCTTCCTCCAATCCAAATTCTTGTTTGGGAATTTTCGAATCATCTGCGAAGAGTGCACCACTCGTTGATAAAAAGATTGCCGTAAAGAGAAGGATTCGTAGTTTCAATGGTAGCACCTATTCCAAGTATCGGATTACGAGACAAGTCCCCCTTTGAAAATTATTCGCTCTTTAGAATCGATCCAAAATGAATTCCAACAAGGCTCTTCTTTGACACTTGGAAATTTCGACGGAATCCATGTGGGCCACCAAACACTTTTGTTACGGACAGTGGAAAAAGCCAAGGAACTTGGAATCCCTTCGGTTGTGGTTACTTATTATCCAAACCCGGCAGTTGTGCTTGGGAAAAAACCAAATTTTAAATACCTCTCCTCAGAAAAAGAAAAAGAGGAACTCATTCGCGGGTTCGGGATTGATTACCTCATCGTTTTAGATTTTACCATCTCACTCTCGAAGATGTCTGCAGAAAACTTTTTAGAAAAAATTATGATCCAAACTTTACATGCCAAACACATTGTGATTGGTTATAACCATTTTTTTGGAGCTGAAAGAAGGGGAGATTTTACACTTCTTGATTTTCATAAGGCTAATTATGGTTATGCGGTTGAGTTAAGAGAAGCAGTTTTAAAAAAAGACAGTAAAATTTCATCCTCTCTCATCCGAGGTTTTCTCGACAAAGGAGAAATGGAAGAAGCAAAGATCTTACTCGGACGAAATTATCATATCTCTGGAACCGTGGTGGAAGGTTCCAAACGTGGGCGTACCATTGGATTTCCAACGGCAAACCTCCAAGTTCCAAGTGATAAACTTTTACCATCGGTGGGTGTGTATGCTTGTTTTGTGAAGTTTGATGGAAAAGATCACAAAGGAATGGTAAACATTGGATTTAATCCCACCTTTGACGGATTAGGTTTACATGTAGAAGTAAACATCTTTGATTTTGAAGGAAATTTATATGGACAAGAAATTGAATTGGAAATGGTAAAAAAAATCCGAGAGGAACAAAAGTTTGATGGGATTGATGCTTTAAAAAATCAACTGACCAAAGACAAAGAAATAAGTTTGTCTATTTTGGCACTTCGATAAACTCATAACTCAGTGTGGTTTAGGTCGGTAAAAGTTATAGGTTGATGACGTGGTATATTTTTCCTTTCCGTTTGATTTTACCAGCAATTGATTTGTGATTGGATTCCTTTTCTAAGATGGCATCGAGAGAGGTTTTGGAAATGGCCCAGTCTTCTTTTAATTCATCAAAATAAAAAGCACATTCCTTTTTCTCTCCATTTTTCATTAGGATGACATGTTTCTCTTTGGATTCCCCTTCTTCCATGAGGATAAATCCAGGGCCAGGAAACATAGGAATTAATTTGTCTTTGATTTTGATTTGTTTTTTGAAAGCAGGGATATTACGTAAAACTCGGTATGGTTTTTTCGGTAGAAGGAAATGTACCCCTTCTAACACATAACAGACGAAGGTTAGTTTTCCACTGTTATGGTTTTTGAGATTTCCTTTTAATGAAATCTGACTATTTTCTTGTGGGATTTCTTTTTTTTCCACCATATGGTGGGCAATTTTGGAAATTCGGTTTTTTAAAGCAGAATCTAAAAATTCAATTTTGTCTTCGGATTTGATTTTATCTAAGATGTGGTAAAGGGAATCAAATTCTTTTTGTTTGTATTCATTTTTGATTTTGAATTTGAGAATTTCAGCACTAAGGCGTTTGCTTCGTTGTAAAAAATAGGGAGACTCATTTGATTCCGAACATTGGATGAGTTTATCAGACAAACTCACTAATTTGGAAATTTGTTCGTTTACTTGCCGTTCCAAACCTTCTAAATGGATAAGTTCTTCTTCCAACTTCACTTTGGTTTGGAAGAACTCATCTGCATCCAGAATTTTTTTGGTAGGTTTCATTCGAAATCTTAGTTCGCAAACTTACGTTTTTTAATCGATAAAATGATTCCAACAGCAGTCATTGCCATCACTAAGTGGGATCCACCATAACTCATAAATGTAAGTGGAACACCTGTTACTGGGAGGAGTCCTATCACAATTCCTACATTGATGGCGATATGAAAAAAAATCATCGCAACAATCCCCGCTGCAAGGAGAGATCCAAACCTGTCCTTACTTTCAAAACTGATTTGTAAGCCACGCAAGGGAATTGACATCAAAAAGAATAGTAACAAGACACTTCCAAAAAAACCAGTTTGTTCTGCCCAAGAAGCAAAGATAAAGTCAGTTCCTGATTCGGGAACATGGGGGATTCGTCCTTCTGTCATCTCTCCGTGGAAGAGACCTTTTCCAAAAACTTTCCCTGAACCTACAGCAGGTTTCGAGGCACGGAGTTGGTACCCTGCTCCTTGTTTGAATTGGTCTGGGTTTAAAAATGCAGTGAGTCGGATCACTTGGTTTTCCCGGAAAGGAATGGATTTGTGAACGGCTATGGCAGATAAAACAGAAAGCCCAAGGATACCAATGGTGATGTAATAATTTCTAAGATGTCGCGAACCTCGAGCAATCCGTATAAAAATCATCACAAGGCTAATGAGTGTTAACGTACCACCGAGACCAAACATAAAAGCTTCATTGGATAAAATTTTATATCCAATACTTGCGTATTCATCTTTTACGATCTCTGCTGCTTCGCGTATCATTTGTAAGTTTTTCGGATTTTCAATTCCAGGAAGAGTGAGTCCAGATACTTTTTTTCCATCTAGAATCAGCCAAATTTTTCCTTGGAGTTGGTTCACAAGTGATACTAGTTCTGTTTTGTTGTCTTTACGTAGTAAGTCAATGAGAGGTTGTATAAGTGTAAGTTGTGAGTAGGCTAAGTACATAGGAACCATGAGGGAAATTCCACCAAAGGTAAGAAGTGATCCAACATGCAGGATATCAGCACCACCCAAGTACAACATGGTAAATAACATTGGTAAAAAGGAAACAGCAGTTCCAAAGTCTGGTTGTAAAATGATGAATAACATCGGCACCAAACAAATGATAAATGGAATGATCAAAACTGTAATTTTGTGCATCTCCTTTTCTTTCATCACTAAGTACTGGCCAAGTAAAATGACCGTTGCCAATTTTGAAAATTCAGAAGCTTGGAGAGTAATTGGACCCAGTTTTAACCAAGACCTTGCACCACGACCAGATGGTAGGTAACCAATTCCGGGGATGAGTGTTATGATCAGAAGAAAAATGGAAAATAGATAAATGAAGAGAGCATAGGAACCAATCAATTGGTAATTGATCCTCGACATAAACCACATTGCAATGAGACCCACAAACACAAAGGAAAATTGTTTGTACCAACGACCAAGTCCATCAGCTGTATTTGCTTCCTGTGTGTAAAGAGTGAGGACTCCCGCCATCGCAACTAACACAACGGAGAATATTAAAAAATAATCGAGTTTTTCTGTATTACGATCAGCCATTAAAATGCCTCTTGTTCGACTGGTGCTTCTTCTTCCATGGTTTTGGCACGGGACCTATCAGTTCGTGGGAAAGATCCAGGTGGGAAAGCTGCTTTAAAAACTTCCCTTGCCGCAGGAGCCGCAGATGCTGCACCACCAACCCCATACTCAACGAATGCAGCAACTAATATCTGTTTTTCGACAGGTGCGTTCACTGGTGCATACCCAATGAACCAAGCGTGGTTTGAGGACGATGCTCCTCTACGTCTTGTTTGTGCCGTTCCTGTTTTACCTGCAATCTCTGGTAAAGTTGGTGAATTGAGAACACCTGATGCAGTTCCAGAATATCCAACCAAATACAATCCCTCTTTTAATGCTTCTACAGTGGATTTTTTGAGTGGAATATCACGTAAAATGGTTGGTTCTGTTTTTTGGATGAGAGAGTTGTCAAGTGGGCTTCTAATTTCGGACACTACGTACGGTTTGTATATTTTTCCATTGTTTACCACTGCCATATAAAACAATGCCATCTCAATCGGTGTGACCGAAATAAATCCTTGTCCGATGGATAAGTTTACTGTATCTCCATCAAACCATTTGTTGCCATAGGTTCTTTTTTTCCAATCGGAACTTGGGATAAAACCAGTGGCTTCTCCTGGTAGGTCAATTCCTGTTTTTTTATCTAAACCAAATAACCGAGAGTAGGCGAGAATTGGTTCAGCACCTAATTTATAACCAAGTTGGTAGAAATACACTGAGTTTGATTTTTCAAGTGCTTGTGCTAAATTAAGATCCCCATGGTTTTTTTTGTCCCAGTTGTAAAACACTTGGTCTGGAACCCCTTTGAAGGTAGACTTTAAGGTAAAACTTGCTGGGCAAGAAAAGGTTTGTTTGGGATCAAAATTGATTTTGTGTTCACTCTCCATGGCAGCAAGTCCCACCAAGGTTTTAAAAGTGGATGCCGGAGGGAATCTGGATTGGATGGCTAAATTCAAAAACCCACCATTATTTGTGACTCGAGTGAAGTGATTAGAACGTTCGAGTTTGTTTTTCCCAGACAAAATATTTGGATCATAAGAAGGGTTGGAAGCCATGGCTAAAACTTCACCAGTAGTTGCTTTAATCGCAAGGACTGTCCCCCTAACACCCTTTAGTGCTTTGTAAGCAGCAATTTGCATGTCTCTATCAATTGTTAGGATTAAGTTGTTACCTGGGACTGAGTGTTCGATGACACGTTCTTCCTCGATGTTTCCTTCTGTATTTCGTTTCTGGATGCGAAATCCGTCTTGGCCACGGAGAGTTGTGTCATAAAGGGATTCAATTCCCCCTTTTCCAATCAATTGGTAAGTTTTGATTTCTTTTTCTTGTAAGTCACTTGTTGTTGGTTTTCCCACATAACCGGTCACATGCGAAAGAGCAGGTCCCATGTGATACACCCTAGCAGGTGAGGAAACTAAATACACATAACGATTTATATTGTCTAAAACTAAAATTCGTTCTTGTTGTTCCCTTGAAATCCCTTCAAGTAATACAAAAGGTTCTCTTGATCGGATTTTTTTAATCAATCGTGATTCTTGTAATTCTTTTTCGTAATAAACAATTGGAATCGAAAGTGCTTCACAAAATTTGTAGATGAACTCTTTTACTTTTTTAGCATCGTTTTTGAGTAAACTTGTATTCAAAATCACATCAAGAGATGCGGAATTGGATACAAGAGGTTGGCTTGTTTCTGGTGTTAAAAAGTTTCGATCAAAAATATTACCACGATCTGCAGGTATGGATTCACTTCTGCGAACAAATCGTTCGGCTTTAAGAGAGTTTTCACTCCCTTGAACAATCTGTAAGTTGAACAATTGTAAAATATACGCAGTTAACGTAAATACAATCATCCCTGTAAAAAAGTACAATCGTTTACGGAAACTTGCTTCTAAACGAAACTCAGATGCCGACTGGCTCATTGCCGTACCTCATCTCCATCCAATCGATATGCCCAAGAGAATAAAAAGAATAATGCAGGTCCTAAAAAAGCATTATAGAGAGAAACATACAAAAAGGAATAACTATGGTTTGAGTGAAAGAACATTAGGAATAACAAATATGTGATGAGTCTTGATACAAAGGTAAGTCCCAAAACATAAATTGTGACGGAGATGTAGTTTTCTGTATAAGAACTTCTTAGGCCTTTTCCTACGATATAACCAATGATTGCATAGGAAAAAGAATGAAGGCCAATTTTGTAATACACAATATTGTCTCCGCCAATTTCACCACCAAGTGCAGTATCGGTGAGAAGGCCTCCGA comes from the Leptospira ellinghausenii genome and includes:
- the mrdA gene encoding penicillin-binding protein 2, encoding MSQSASEFRLEASFRKRLYFFTGMIVFTLTAYILQLFNLQIVQGSENSLKAERFVRRSESIPADRGNIFDRNFLTPETSQPLVSNSASLDVILNTSLLKNDAKKVKEFIYKFCEALSIPIVYYEKELQESRLIKKIRSREPFVLLEGISREQQERILVLDNINRYVYLVSSPARVYHMGPALSHVTGYVGKPTTSDLQEKEIKTYQLIGKGGIESLYDTTLRGQDGFRIQKRNTEGNIEEERVIEHSVPGNNLILTIDRDMQIAAYKALKGVRGTVLAIKATTGEVLAMASNPSYDPNILSGKNKLERSNHFTRVTNNGGFLNLAIQSRFPPASTFKTLVGLAAMESEHKINFDPKQTFSCPASFTLKSTFKGVPDQVFYNWDKKNHGDLNLAQALEKSNSVYFYQLGYKLGAEPILAYSRLFGLDKKTGIDLPGEATGFIPSSDWKKRTYGNKWFDGDTVNLSIGQGFISVTPIEMALFYMAVVNNGKIYKPYVVSEIRSPLDNSLIQKTEPTILRDIPLKKSTVEALKEGLYLVGYSGTASGVLNSPTLPEIAGKTGTAQTRRRGASSSNHAWFIGYAPVNAPVEKQILVAAFVEYGVGGAASAAPAAREVFKAAFPPGSFPRTDRSRAKTMEEEAPVEQEAF
- a CDS encoding LIC_10421 family protein gives rise to the protein MKKLISILLVLASTSLFALSELENLMIKEANSPESKQAARSYLNAMAKEKEENAKRHEKMAGNKGGKAVSEAKFKEHCLNLAKEFRAEADEYKKAADALK
- a CDS encoding type I phosphomannose isomerase catalytic subunit, yielding MERIPKIVFLSPIYKEKIWGGRKLESKMGRSIPEGLIGESWEVSVYGSDVSKIQNPEFPNLPLTELIQKAPNEVLGKPFSNSGLPLLVKVIDAKEKLSVQVHPNDDYALKYDPQSNGKKECWYVLSADPGAELVVGFDIHTNRNEYEALVKENLGESVLKKWKVKPGDVFLLNPGTIHAIGGGVLLLEVQQSSDSTYRVYDYGRIGDDGKPRELHLEKAFSVLNFSKSNGDEKLKKELIGYHPFPRFLFTSNDKFRLESWEFNQAQNFTFAPLSDPVCFGIFFTVSGSIYFPELNRTVGTGETFFVTASGFSETIHASVTPGTKLAFMSSGTDTVKYQ
- a CDS encoding LIC10729 family protein, with amino-acid sequence MLPLKLRILLFTAIFLSTSGALFADDSKIPKQEFGLEEGLLPEDISTFPELKTWAIYQSYELEPDGPYLGLQDSICRMVPESGLRFLLEKPSDTKSTVYLYLDLTMYKPLRGSKFKPRKLQIFVNGKPKRAILTERTKGFQNPVEIPLEPSEYPDGKIYVDLVPSQNSVGRFWGIWDAFVVENRLDEKD
- the rodA gene encoding rod shape-determining protein RodA produces the protein MADRNTEKLDYFLIFSVVLVAMAGVLTLYTQEANTADGLGRWYKQFSFVFVGLIAMWFMSRINYQLIGSYALFIYLFSIFLLIITLIPGIGYLPSGRGARSWLKLGPITLQASEFSKLATVILLGQYLVMKEKEMHKITVLIIPFIICLVPMLFIILQPDFGTAVSFLPMLFTMLYLGGADILHVGSLLTFGGISLMVPMYLAYSQLTLIQPLIDLLRKDNKTELVSLVNQLQGKIWLILDGKKVSGLTLPGIENPKNLQMIREAAEIVKDEYASIGYKILSNEAFMFGLGGTLTLISLVMIFIRIARGSRHLRNYYITIGILGLSVLSAIAVHKSIPFRENQVIRLTAFLNPDQFKQGAGYQLRASKPAVGSGKVFGKGLFHGEMTEGRIPHVPESGTDFIFASWAEQTGFFGSVLLLFFLMSIPLRGLQISFESKDRFGSLLAAGIVAMIFFHIAINVGIVIGLLPVTGVPLTFMSYGGSHLVMAMTAVGIILSIKKRKFAN
- the mreD gene encoding rod shape-determining protein MreD, producing the protein MILDKLFIIIGMLLAHFLNGSNVFELGNAIRPDFMVIFVVFFALRKGPMYGLWLGFFGGLLTDTALGGEIGGDNIVYYKIGLHSFSYAIIGYIVGKGLRSSYTENYISVTIYVLGLTFVSRLITYLLFLMFFHSNHSYSFLYVSLYNAFLGPALFFLFSWAYRLDGDEVRQ
- a CDS encoding pirin family protein, whose translation is MTKSLIGHSKDLGDNFIIRRVLPALEKRSVGPFVFFDHFGPVPVVTGEELVVRAHPHIGLATITFLYDGVITHRDSLEVEMDIRPNETNWMVAGSGIVHSERSKFDPKYEVLEGIQTWIALPKEKEQISPSFQHLSEAEIPVMKQKGLTFRLLGGKFLDLESSAVVHSPLFYADIDVKIDAGQIEWQLSSEEEAGLYIARGAIESEGESYTVGSMVLFEKGMKVSFKAKQNSRLMLLGGEPLKEKRHLYWNFVATSQELIDSAKERWAKDEFPKVPNETDRIPLPN
- a CDS encoding DnaJ domain-containing protein; the protein is MPPQNTNLYEALEIPFGATTEEIKSSFRRLAKLYHPDNPISGSYAKFQTIYFAYQTLTGDSRKQYDDEFKKNYAKAFLKRKLEEHPIVLPVSRVRFTTGIIDLAKRGLMRKGFRNKDRRKVTGIDYDLVIDLKESETVRPVIAVIPLTVRIVCRDCMGSDPHCSACNGRGSYKGYRKLNVEFPVSTLLPSKIFEFDLSKFRPDSFTHFKKKILRVKLLIHKNIPLRTKTAV
- a CDS encoding STAS domain-containing protein, with translation MEINLKKNADAFVISISGSLDIYTSLDFKNFLETNIPNQPSNNLHVIINLEKLNYIDSSGIGMLIKQLNYVQELQGKFSIANMKPAIEKVFKVAGLTSYFQTIGEDEYREKYAV
- a CDS encoding LIC_12936 family protein, with product MRTSFVLIFTFLFTVGLFAADEKNEPVSQADSHKLNPDGSIALIPYNAKQQQKIDRIGKEVDDYHAMINEKIKFLSFEKKIKDSRYGQVSSAREIHLPYEPRYVMHSRFVMKLKGGGGAEGGGFSLDELSFWSRKSLTEKGKDPVTTYRELKNSTAGGVKGLILSVRTVTNADDNTLNYELEKIQSPWERIRLATAYRDRLREVARNIDRYIQAKGKLETKMVSESVMEISVSGDFEEP
- a CDS encoding bifunctional riboflavin kinase/FAD synthetase, encoding MKIIRSLESIQNEFQQGSSLTLGNFDGIHVGHQTLLLRTVEKAKELGIPSVVVTYYPNPAVVLGKKPNFKYLSSEKEKEELIRGFGIDYLIVLDFTISLSKMSAENFLEKIMIQTLHAKHIVIGYNHFFGAERRGDFTLLDFHKANYGYAVELREAVLKKDSKISSSLIRGFLDKGEMEEAKILLGRNYHISGTVVEGSKRGRTIGFPTANLQVPSDKLLPSVGVYACFVKFDGKDHKGMVNIGFNPTFDGLGLHVEVNIFDFEGNLYGQEIELEMVKKIREEQKFDGIDALKNQLTKDKEISLSILALR